A stretch of DNA from Streptomyces rubradiris:
TGCTCCTACCGCGTCATCGAGTTCCTCGCCACGAAGACGGCCCCCGAGCTGGAGCGGCACCGGCAGACGCTGGGCTGAGCCGGCGGGTCATCCCTTCTTGCGGTCCAGCGCGCGCTGCAACTGCTCCTTGTTCATGTGCGAACGGCCTTCGATGCCGCGCTGCCTGGCCTCGTTGTACAACTGGTCGCGGGTCGGGCCGTGCGAGCCGACCCGGTTGCCGGACCGCTGACCGCCCCGCTTGCCGGACGACATGTCCTGGGTCGAGGTGCGGCTGGCGGTCTTGGACTCGCCGGAGCGGGCGCGTTCCTTGTTCACCGTCCGCGCGGCGATCTCCTTGGCGCGCCCGGTGCTCTCGCCCCGGTCCTGCGCGCTCTTCTTGATGTGCTCGTACTGACGCTCGCGCTTGGGGCTGGAACCGGCTGGCATGATCGCTCCTTTCCTTCGCGGCACAGGGACGAGTACCCGTCTCACGGACGCTCACGTCACCGGACCGGCCACCGTCCCCATCCGGTGTGCCGGGCCCCGGCGCGGGCCCGCCGGGGCGCGTCCAGGCAGCCGGGTCGCGCCGGCGCGCGGCGGGAGACGGGCCGACCGGACCGTGCCCCCCGTGCATGAACGCGGTGACCGAGGTCACTCGGTCCGGGGGTGCACGCACCGGCCGTTTCCGTCGTCTCTTCTTGTGCCGGGTGTGGGCGCATCCGGGCGCTGTCCAGCCGTCACGAGGGAGCAAGGCGTTGTCCACCGTCATCGAGCAGCCCGTAGAGGCCCGTCTCGTCGCCGCCGCACCGCGCATGCCGAGCATTCCCGCCACGCTGCGCTACGACCGGCGTGACCCGTTCGCCGTCCGCATGACCTTCCCGGCGCCGGCCACCCTGGAGGGCGTCGACGTGTGCTGGACCTTCGCCCGCGAGCTGCTGACGGCCGGGCTGGAGGACCGCGCGGGCCAGGGTGACGTCCGCGTGCGGCCGTACGGGTACGACCGCACGGTGCTGGAGTTCCACGCCCCGGAAGGCACCGCGATCGTGCATGTGCGCTCGGGCGAGATACGGCGGTTCCTCAAGGCCGCGGACGAACTGGTCCCCGCCGGCCTGGAACACCTCCAGCTCGACCTGGACCACGGCCTCGCCGAGCTGATGCGGGACACCTGCTGAAGGGCACGCGCGCGTGGGACGCCCGGTGAACGGCACGCGCGCGTGGGGAACGCCTCGCTCAGCGCCAGAAGCACCTCGGTGGAAATCGCGTTGACACCCCCTTCCCGCCGCTCGTACGGTGTTCAGCGGTTCTGTTGCCGTCGATTGGAGAAGGACGTTGCTCGTCTGAGGTCCCGAGACACCGCGTCGCACCGGTGAGGTGTGCGCGGCGTACGACGACCTCGGCGTCCGAGCCGTCCCCCAGGCACAGGCCCCTTCTTCC
This window harbors:
- a CDS encoding SsgA family sporulation/cell division regulator, giving the protein MSTVIEQPVEARLVAAAPRMPSIPATLRYDRRDPFAVRMTFPAPATLEGVDVCWTFARELLTAGLEDRAGQGDVRVRPYGYDRTVLEFHAPEGTAIVHVRSGEIRRFLKAADELVPAGLEHLQLDLDHGLAELMRDTC